In the Leptotrichia sp. oral taxon 212 genome, one interval contains:
- a CDS encoding metallophosphoesterase — MEVKSLIFKILYSFLGLIALFLVYSHYEYRNIKIKTIEIKSKDVPKEFDGKRILFVADFQYDTMARYNRRQQKKAIELINEQKKDMILLGGDYATWEKNIPKFYEDAKDIKIPELGVYAIYGNHEYPGEEETAENMKKLGFNLLVNENRKITVNNKSIYIAGVTDLWHGNPDAEKALEGIQKEDFVIFMTHNPEYFEEMSENAKGRSDITIAGHTHGGQVTFFGKIVVSAIKNKKKYGYGMKEYNGHKIYITSGLGGAFLEMFIRFFARPEIVIFELKRI, encoded by the coding sequence ATGGAAGTAAAAAGTTTGATTTTTAAAATTTTATATAGTTTTTTAGGACTAATTGCATTATTTTTAGTGTATTCGCATTATGAATACAGAAATATAAAAATTAAGACAATTGAGATAAAGTCGAAGGATGTGCCAAAGGAGTTTGATGGTAAGAGAATACTATTTGTAGCAGATTTTCAGTATGATACAATGGCGCGATATAACAGAAGACAGCAGAAAAAGGCGATTGAGTTGATTAATGAACAGAAAAAAGATATGATACTGCTTGGAGGAGATTATGCAACTTGGGAGAAAAATATTCCTAAGTTTTATGAAGATGCTAAGGATATAAAGATTCCGGAACTCGGTGTTTATGCAATTTATGGAAATCATGAGTATCCAGGAGAAGAAGAAACTGCTGAAAATATGAAAAAATTAGGATTTAATCTTCTCGTAAATGAAAACAGAAAAATAACTGTAAATAATAAAAGTATTTATATTGCAGGAGTGACTGATTTGTGGCATGGAAATCCTGATGCTGAAAAAGCTCTTGAAGGCATTCAAAAAGAAGATTTTGTAATATTTATGACTCATAATCCTGAATATTTTGAAGAAATGTCAGAAAATGCAAAGGGAAGATCTGATATAACCATTGCAGGGCATACTCACGGCGGACAGGTAACATTTTTTGGAAAAATCGTTGTCTCAGCAATAAAAAATAAGAAGAAATACGGTTATGGAATGAAGGAATATAACGGTCATAAAATATATATTACCTCAGGATTAGGTGGTGCTTTTCTTGAAATGTTCATAAGATTTTTTGCCAGACCTGAAATTGTGATTTTTGAGCTGAAGAGAATTTAA
- a CDS encoding NAD(P)H-dependent oxidoreductase, with the protein MKVKRIMKWNINYKIDYGKKVIKVKTVIFSHPWDGSFNKAILDQVVKKLDETKEKYTVIDLNKDGFNPVMSEEELSLYSQGKSIDPLVLKYQEILKNTDELILIFPVWWMSMPAILKGFFDKVMVKGFAYESTKNGIKGLLTNIKTAKMITTAEAPKILLSITGFGITMKKANLGGVGIKKTEWIHYSLKSKGKDEDRKEFLEKVGKFVKK; encoded by the coding sequence TTGAAAGTAAAAAGAATAATGAAGTGGAATATTAATTATAAAATTGATTACGGAAAGAAGGTAATAAAAGTGAAAACAGTGATTTTTTCACATCCATGGGATGGAAGTTTTAATAAGGCAATTTTAGACCAAGTAGTGAAAAAGCTAGATGAAACAAAAGAAAAATACACAGTTATTGATTTAAATAAAGATGGATTTAATCCTGTGATGAGTGAAGAAGAACTAAGCTTATATTCACAAGGAAAAAGTATTGATCCTTTAGTTTTAAAATATCAGGAAATTTTGAAAAATACAGATGAGCTGATACTGATATTCCCAGTCTGGTGGATGTCAATGCCTGCAATACTGAAAGGATTTTTTGATAAAGTTATGGTTAAAGGCTTTGCATATGAAAGCACAAAAAATGGAATAAAGGGGCTTTTGACTAATATAAAAACAGCAAAAATGATTACGACAGCTGAAGCTCCTAAAATTCTACTAAGTATAACAGGATTTGGAATTACTATGAAGAAAGCTAATCTTGGTGGTGTTGGAATAAAGAAAACAGAATGGATTCATTATAGCTTAAAATCAAAAGGAAAAGATGAGGACAGAAAAGAATTTCTTGAAAAAGTTGGAAAATTTGTAAAGAAATAG
- a CDS encoding DUF1016 N-terminal domain-containing protein, translating into MEISNNYINEIKKILKNARQKAYTAVNSAMVEAYWKIGRQIVEEEQSRRERAEYGKEIVENLSKELTEEFGKGFSRRTLWEMRKLYVYFSDYERVRTLFAQLTWSHFQKVLRVSDEKARIFYLTEVAKNMWSVRILDRNISTLQVNM; encoded by the coding sequence ATGGAAATATCAAATAATTACATTAATGAAATAAAGAAAATACTTAAAAATGCTAGACAAAAAGCATATACCGCTGTAAATTCGGCGATGGTGGAAGCATATTGGAAAATTGGTAGACAAATTGTAGAAGAAGAGCAGAGCCGAAGAGAAAGAGCAGAATATGGGAAAGAAATTGTTGAAAATTTATCTAAAGAATTGACAGAAGAATTTGGAAAAGGATTTAGTAGAAGAACATTATGGGAAATGCGGAAATTGTATGTATATTTCTCAGATTATGAAAGAGTGCGAACACTGTTCGCACAATTGACATGGTCTCATTTTCAGAAAGTTTTAAGAGTTTCTGATGAGAAAGCCAGAATATTTTATTTGACAGAAGTAGCAAAAAATATGTGGTCTGTAAGAATATTAGATAGAAATATATCTACTTTGCAAGTAAATATGTAA
- a CDS encoding DUF4865 family protein — MIMMQYKVKLPNDFDMNNIRKRVQENGFKTDGFEDLFFKAYLISEENKEYSPLYFWKDNKGMNKFIFDGFYDNILNSFGWQTINIGIPLLQEFNENFSKARYLLEIENKTKPMEKMKRMEFSISDDKIVGRALVYNPENWKHTEYYFFEDIPKGIENSKVYEVLRIS; from the coding sequence ATGATAATGATGCAGTATAAAGTAAAACTTCCAAATGATTTTGATATGAATAATATTAGAAAAAGAGTGCAAGAAAATGGGTTTAAAACAGATGGATTTGAAGATTTATTTTTTAAAGCCTATTTAATCTCTGAGGAAAATAAAGAATATTCGCCATTATACTTTTGGAAAGATAACAAAGGAATGAATAAATTCATATTTGATGGTTTCTATGATAATATTTTAAATTCTTTTGGCTGGCAGACTATAAATATTGGAATACCATTGTTGCAAGAGTTTAATGAAAACTTTTCTAAAGCAAGATATTTATTAGAAATAGAGAACAAAACAAAACCAATGGAAAAAATGAAAAGAATGGAATTTTCTATATCAGATGATAAAATTGTTGGAAGAGCATTAGTATATAACCCTGAAAATTGGAAACATACGGAGTATTATTTTTTTGAAGATATCCCTAAAGGAATAGAAAATTCAAAAGTGTATGAAGTTTTGCGTATTTCTTGA
- a CDS encoding 2-isopropylmalate synthase, whose product MKKHIKIFDTTLRDGEQTPRVNLNAQEKLRIAKQLESLGVDVIEAGFAVASPGDFEAVKMIAENVEKSTVTSLSRAVKKDIEVAAEAVKNAKKPRIHTFIATSPIHREYKLKMTKEQILDRVKEMVSYAKSFIDDIEFSSEDATRTEKEFLVEVYETAIKAGATTLNVPDTVGYRTPNEMFELITYLKKNVKGIENVDISVHCHDDLGLSVANSVAAIQAGATQIECTINGLGERAGNTSLEEIAMILKTRKDLFEEYYTNIDSKQIYPTSKLVSLLTGVSTQPNKAIVGANAFAHESGIHQHGVLANPETYEIMSPESVGRNPDSLVLGKHSGKHAFVQKLESLGFNHVGSDRVEELFAQFKKLADKKKYVLDEDIIALVAGEAAKIEGRIKLAHFEISRQEGKNPKATVTIELDGEKLVKEALGDGPVDAAYNAVNLAVSDTFVLEEYKLEAITGDTDAQAQVVVIIEKNGNRFIGRGQSTDVVEASIKAYINGINRLYSN is encoded by the coding sequence ATGAAAAAACATATTAAAATATTCGATACAACGCTAAGAGATGGAGAACAGACACCACGTGTCAATCTTAATGCACAGGAAAAGCTGAGAATTGCAAAACAGCTTGAGAGTCTTGGTGTGGATGTGATTGAGGCTGGATTTGCGGTAGCATCACCAGGGGATTTTGAGGCAGTTAAGATGATTGCAGAAAATGTGGAAAAGTCTACAGTTACGAGTTTGTCCCGGGCTGTAAAAAAAGATATTGAAGTAGCTGCAGAAGCAGTGAAAAATGCGAAAAAACCAAGAATACATACATTTATTGCAACTTCTCCGATTCATAGGGAATACAAACTAAAAATGACAAAAGAGCAGATTTTAGATAGAGTGAAAGAAATGGTGTCTTATGCAAAATCGTTTATTGACGATATTGAATTTTCTTCAGAAGATGCGACTAGAACTGAAAAGGAATTTTTGGTGGAAGTATATGAAACAGCTATAAAAGCTGGAGCAACTACACTTAACGTGCCTGATACAGTAGGTTATAGAACTCCAAATGAAATGTTTGAACTTATAACTTATTTGAAAAAAAATGTTAAAGGGATTGAAAATGTGGATATTTCTGTGCATTGCCATGATGATTTGGGACTTTCTGTAGCAAATTCGGTTGCGGCGATTCAGGCTGGAGCAACTCAGATTGAGTGTACAATTAATGGACTTGGAGAAAGAGCAGGGAATACTTCGCTTGAAGAGATTGCAATGATTTTAAAAACTAGAAAAGACTTGTTTGAAGAATATTATACAAACATTGATTCAAAGCAAATTTACCCAACAAGTAAATTAGTAAGCCTTTTGACAGGAGTTTCAACACAGCCAAATAAAGCAATTGTTGGAGCGAATGCCTTTGCACACGAATCAGGAATTCATCAACATGGAGTATTAGCAAATCCTGAAACTTACGAAATTATGAGTCCAGAATCAGTTGGAAGAAATCCGGACAGCTTAGTACTCGGAAAACATTCAGGAAAACACGCTTTTGTACAAAAATTAGAATCACTAGGATTTAATCATGTCGGAAGTGACAGAGTGGAAGAATTATTTGCACAGTTTAAAAAATTGGCAGATAAGAAAAAATATGTTTTAGATGAAGACATTATCGCATTAGTTGCTGGAGAAGCAGCAAAAATAGAAGGAAGAATAAAACTGGCTCACTTTGAAATTTCAAGACAGGAAGGGAAAAATCCAAAAGCGACAGTTACAATTGAACTGGATGGAGAAAAACTAGTTAAAGAAGCTCTTGGAGATGGACCTGTTGATGCAGCTTATAATGCGGTTAATCTAGCGGTAAGTGATACTTTTGTTTTAGAAGAATACAAGCTGGAGGCAATAACTGGAGATACTGATGCACAGGCACAAGTAGTTGTAATTATCGAGAAAAATGGAAACAGATTTATTGGTAGAGGACAAAGTACAGATGTTGTGGAAGCAAGTATAAAGGCTTATATTAACGGAATAAATAGGCTTTATAGTAATTAA
- a CDS encoding aspartate/glutamate racemase family protein produces the protein MKTIGLIGGMSWESTVTYYKIINETVKEKLGGLHSAKCILYSVDFQEIEECQANGNWEKSGEILGEAAYNLEKAGADFIVICTNTMHKVVNQIKEKISIPILHIAEMTAEKILEKGLKNIALLGTKYTMEQDFYKSKLIEKGINVIIPDKNDIEIINEVIYDELCLGTINSDSKKKFLEIVHKLRSKGAEGIILGCTEIGLLIKNEDTDVPLFDTAIIHAEQAAIYSIK, from the coding sequence TTGAAAACAATAGGATTAATAGGAGGAATGAGCTGGGAAAGCACAGTAACTTATTATAAAATAATAAATGAAACTGTGAAAGAAAAGCTTGGTGGACTTCATTCGGCTAAATGCATATTATACAGTGTAGATTTCCAGGAAATAGAAGAATGTCAGGCAAATGGCAACTGGGAAAAAAGTGGAGAAATCTTGGGAGAAGCTGCATATAATTTGGAAAAAGCGGGAGCAGATTTCATAGTTATCTGCACAAATACAATGCACAAGGTTGTTAACCAAATTAAAGAAAAAATCTCCATTCCAATATTGCATATTGCTGAAATGACAGCAGAGAAAATATTAGAAAAAGGATTGAAGAATATAGCATTGCTTGGGACAAAATATACGATGGAACAGGATTTTTACAAATCAAAACTTATTGAAAAGGGTATAAATGTTATAATACCTGATAAGAATGATATAGAAATTATAAATGAAGTAATATATGACGAACTTTGTCTTGGAACCATAAATTCTGATTCAAAAAAGAAATTTTTAGAAATTGTTCATAAGCTAAGAAGTAAAGGGGCAGAAGGTATAATATTAGGATGTACTGAAATAGGGCTTCTTATAAAAAATGAGGATACTGATGTTCCATTATTTGATACAGCGATTATTCACGCAGAGCAGGCAGCAATTTATTCTATAAAATAA
- a CDS encoding class I SAM-dependent methyltransferase, giving the protein MKVSQHWEKEKYEKNARFVSVYGEELIEWLNPQKDEYILDLGCGDGVLTKKITEYGCKVLGLDGSQKFVEAARKIGVEAVQGDAQNMNFENEFDAIFSNAALHWMIDAERVLESVSKALKKGGRFVVEMGGKGNIEKIENAIFEIAGKFGFKAKKIWFFPSEEDERVLLEKYRLKVKRMTKFLRPTILPTGIKEWLKTFSVPALENAPTELHEKLIDEMTEKLEKELEKNEKGQIIADYVRLRFEAVKE; this is encoded by the coding sequence ATGAAAGTAAGCCAGCATTGGGAAAAGGAAAAATATGAGAAAAATGCACGTTTTGTATCAGTTTACGGAGAAGAGCTGATTGAATGGTTAAATCCTCAAAAAGATGAGTATATTTTGGATTTAGGTTGTGGAGATGGAGTATTGACTAAGAAAATTACTGAATATGGGTGCAAAGTTTTAGGACTTGATGGAAGTCAGAAATTTGTTGAGGCGGCAAGAAAAATTGGGGTTGAGGCAGTACAGGGAGATGCACAGAATATGAACTTTGAAAATGAATTTGATGCGATTTTTTCCAATGCGGCTCTACATTGGATGATTGATGCTGAAAGAGTACTGGAAAGTGTATCTAAGGCATTGAAGAAAGGTGGGCGATTTGTAGTTGAAATGGGTGGTAAAGGAAATATAGAAAAAATAGAAAATGCTATTTTTGAAATTGCAGGGAAATTTGGCTTTAAAGCTAAAAAAATATGGTTTTTTCCGAGTGAAGAAGACGAAAGAGTGTTACTCGAAAAATATAGATTAAAAGTAAAAAGAATGACAAAATTTTTGCGTCCGACTATACTTCCAACAGGAATAAAGGAATGGCTTAAGACTTTCTCTGTTCCTGCACTTGAAAATGCTCCAACTGAATTACATGAAAAACTGATAGATGAAATGACTGAAAAACTGGAAAAAGAACTGGAAAAAAATGAAAAAGGTCAGATTATAGCTGATTATGTGAGATTAAGATTTGAGGCTGTGAAAGAATAG
- the ilvN gene encoding acetolactate synthase small subunit: MNKEHEILIIAKNTNGIVARIMSLFNRRGYAVNKMTAGVTNKAGYARLTLSVDGDAKSLDQIQKQVYKIVDVVKVKVFPSEGVIRRELMLIKVKSDNETRAQIVQIADIYRGKILDVSPNSLIIELTGDVQKLRGFVEIMKNYGILEMAKTGVTAMSRGERM; this comes from the coding sequence ATGAATAAGGAACATGAAATTCTTATAATTGCAAAAAATACTAATGGAATAGTTGCCAGAATAATGTCATTATTTAACAGAAGAGGATACGCTGTAAATAAAATGACGGCAGGAGTTACGAACAAAGCTGGATATGCAAGGCTGACACTTTCTGTAGACGGAGATGCAAAATCACTTGACCAGATACAGAAACAGGTGTATAAAATAGTTGATGTAGTAAAAGTAAAAGTGTTTCCTTCAGAAGGAGTAATAAGAAGGGAACTTATGCTTATAAAGGTAAAATCTGACAATGAGACAAGGGCGCAGATTGTTCAGATAGCTGATATTTACAGAGGTAAAATACTTGATGTATCACCAAATTCTCTAATAATAGAGCTTACAGGAGATGTACAGAAACTGAGGGGATTTGTTGAAATAATGAAAAATTACGGAATACTGGAAATGGCAAAAACAGGAGTTACTGCAATGAGCAGGGGAGAAAGAATGTAA
- the ilvB gene encoding biosynthetic-type acetolactate synthase large subunit, with the protein MSIEMISGARIVLECLHRLGVKDIFGYPGGAVIPIYDEIYKFDKINHYFARHEQGAAHEADGYARVSGKVGVCLATSGPGATNLVTGIMTAHMDSVPILAITGQVSSSLLGKDAFQESDIVGITLPITKMNYLVQNIEDLPRILKEAYYISSTGRPGPVLVDIPRDIQLQKITYQEFEKLYEKEFKLEGYDPTYKGHQGQIKRALKLIKEAKKPLIIAGAGILKSKASEYLREFAEKTHTPVTMTLLGLGAFPGNHELSLGMLGMHGTVYANYATDEADLIIAAGIRFDDRITGNPDKFCPKAKIIHIDIDPAEIEKNKKVDVPIVGDLKNVLVGLNKELTQLKHEEWNEKVKGWKKEYPLVYRKVSDDKLIPQEVLSELNNILKGNGIVVTDVGQHQMWTAQFMTYTNPDSIVTSGGAGTMGFGLPAAIGAQVAKPDTKVVLVVGDGGFQMTFQELMMIKQYNLPVKVLIINNSFLGMVRQWQEIFNDRRYSFVNLDYNPDFIKIGEAYGIKSVTLKTKEDLKNNLKELIESDEGVLINCVVEKEENVYPMIPAGTSVAQMVGKRGVLENE; encoded by the coding sequence ATGAGTATTGAAATGATTAGTGGAGCCAGAATAGTACTGGAATGTCTGCACAGATTAGGTGTAAAAGATATATTTGGATATCCGGGAGGTGCAGTAATACCTATTTATGATGAAATTTATAAATTTGATAAGATTAATCATTATTTTGCAAGGCATGAGCAGGGGGCAGCTCATGAGGCTGACGGATATGCGAGGGTATCTGGAAAAGTGGGAGTCTGCCTTGCCACTTCAGGACCGGGAGCGACAAATCTTGTTACAGGAATAATGACTGCACATATGGATTCTGTTCCAATACTTGCCATAACAGGACAGGTAAGCAGTTCGTTATTGGGAAAAGATGCATTTCAGGAAAGTGACATAGTGGGAATAACACTACCTATTACAAAAATGAATTATCTTGTACAGAATATAGAAGACTTGCCAAGAATTTTGAAGGAAGCCTACTATATATCTTCAACAGGTAGGCCAGGCCCTGTTCTTGTTGATATTCCAAGAGATATTCAGTTACAGAAAATAACATATCAGGAATTTGAAAAATTATACGAAAAAGAATTTAAACTTGAAGGATATGATCCTACATATAAAGGACATCAGGGGCAGATAAAAAGAGCATTAAAACTGATAAAAGAAGCAAAGAAACCTTTAATTATAGCAGGAGCGGGAATTTTGAAATCAAAGGCTTCAGAATATCTGAGAGAATTTGCTGAAAAAACTCACACTCCTGTAACAATGACATTGCTTGGACTTGGAGCATTTCCAGGAAATCATGAACTGTCATTGGGAATGCTCGGAATGCATGGAACGGTTTATGCAAATTATGCAACAGATGAAGCTGATCTTATAATTGCAGCCGGAATAAGATTTGATGACAGGATTACAGGAAATCCTGATAAATTCTGTCCAAAAGCAAAAATAATACATATTGACATTGATCCTGCTGAAATAGAAAAAAACAAAAAGGTAGATGTTCCAATAGTAGGAGATCTGAAAAATGTTCTGGTAGGACTGAATAAGGAACTGACACAGTTAAAACATGAAGAATGGAATGAAAAAGTTAAAGGATGGAAAAAGGAATATCCTCTCGTTTATAGAAAAGTATCTGATGACAAGCTTATTCCTCAGGAAGTGCTTTCAGAACTGAATAATATACTGAAAGGAAACGGGATAGTTGTAACAGATGTAGGGCAGCATCAGATGTGGACAGCACAGTTCATGACTTATACAAATCCTGATTCGATTGTAACATCAGGAGGAGCAGGAACTATGGGATTTGGACTTCCTGCCGCAATAGGGGCTCAGGTGGCAAAGCCTGATACAAAAGTGGTACTTGTAGTTGGTGACGGAGGATTCCAAATGACATTCCAGGAACTTATGATGATAAAACAGTATAATCTTCCTGTAAAAGTACTGATTATAAATAATTCATTCCTTGGAATGGTAAGACAGTGGCAGGAAATATTCAATGACAGAAGATACTCATTTGTTAATCTTGACTATAATCCTGATTTTATAAAAATTGGGGAAGCATATGGAATTAAGTCGGTAACATTGAAGACAAAGGAAGACTTGAAAAACAACCTTAAAGAGCTTATAGAAAGTGATGAGGGAGTATTGATAAACTGTGTAGTTGAAAAGGAAGAAAATGTATATCCAATGATACCGGCAGGAACAAGTGTAGCTCAGATGGTAGGTAAGAGAGGGGTGCTTGAAAATGAATAA
- the ilvA gene encoding threonine ammonia-lyase, whose translation MHKLYDFMEARERLNTVITKTKLIHSSVFSKETGNDVYIKPENLQRTGSFKLRGAYNKIAKLTEEEKKKGVIASSAGNHAQGVALAAQKLGIKAVIVMPKYTPLIKVEATRQYGAEVILAGEEYDDAYNYAKELQEKEGYVFIHPFNDDDVVEGQGTIALEVLEELPDADIIIVPLGGGGLISGIALAAKLKNPMIKIIGVEPEGAASAIAALKNGEVVELPEANTIADGTAVRRIGDLNFDYIKKYVDDIITISDYELMESFLLLVEKHKIVAENAGVLSVAALRKINEKGKKIVSILSGGNIDVLTISSMINKGLVVRGRIFRFSVDLPDKPGQLVAVSQILSEKNANVIRLDHNQFKNLNRFHDVELQVTVETNGEEHIQKIIEEFSRRGYVIKRLNSQEIE comes from the coding sequence TTGCATAAACTTTATGATTTTATGGAAGCAAGGGAAAGACTGAATACTGTGATTACTAAAACAAAATTAATTCACAGTTCAGTTTTTTCAAAAGAAACGGGGAATGATGTCTATATTAAACCTGAAAATTTACAGAGAACAGGGTCATTTAAATTAAGGGGAGCTTATAACAAAATAGCAAAATTGACGGAAGAAGAAAAAAAGAAGGGGGTTATAGCTTCTTCTGCGGGAAATCATGCTCAGGGAGTGGCACTTGCCGCACAGAAACTAGGGATTAAGGCAGTTATCGTGATGCCTAAGTACACACCGCTTATAAAGGTGGAAGCTACTCGCCAGTATGGTGCTGAAGTTATTCTGGCGGGGGAAGAATACGACGATGCCTATAACTATGCAAAAGAACTACAGGAAAAAGAAGGGTATGTATTTATTCATCCTTTTAACGATGACGATGTTGTAGAGGGACAGGGAACAATTGCTCTTGAGGTTCTGGAAGAATTACCTGATGCTGATATAATTATTGTACCTCTTGGAGGAGGAGGACTTATTTCGGGAATTGCTCTTGCGGCAAAACTGAAAAATCCTATGATAAAAATAATTGGGGTAGAACCTGAGGGGGCAGCATCAGCAATTGCCGCTTTAAAAAATGGGGAAGTTGTGGAACTGCCTGAAGCCAATACAATAGCAGATGGTACAGCTGTCAGAAGAATTGGTGATTTGAACTTTGATTATATAAAAAAATATGTGGATGACATAATTACAATTTCCGATTATGAGCTTATGGAATCTTTTCTCCTGTTAGTTGAAAAACATAAAATTGTTGCAGAGAATGCAGGTGTTCTTTCAGTTGCGGCACTTAGAAAAATTAATGAAAAAGGAAAAAAGATTGTTTCAATTCTAAGTGGCGGAAATATAGATGTGCTGACAATTTCTTCCATGATAAATAAAGGGCTTGTTGTAAGAGGAAGAATATTCAGATTTTCGGTTGATTTGCCAGATAAGCCTGGACAGCTGGTTGCAGTGTCACAAATTCTTTCTGAAAAGAATGCAAATGTTATAAGACTTGATCATAACCAGTTTAAAAATCTTAACAGATTTCACGATGTGGAACTGCAGGTAACAGTTGAAACAAACGGTGAAGAGCATATTCAGAAAATAATAGAGGAATTCAGCAGGAGGGGCTATGTTATTAAAAGACTGAATTCTCAGGAAATAGAATAA
- the ilvD gene encoding dihydroxy-acid dehydratase has protein sequence MSRSNNLTKGAARAPHRSLLKGLGFVNEEMDKPIIGIANSFNEIIPGHVHLKTLVQAVKDGIRNAGGVPMEFNTIGICDGLAMNHIGMKYSLVTRNIIADSIEATAMATPFDAIVFIPNCDKVVPGMLIAAARLNIPSLFISGGAMLAGVYKGKKVGLSNVFEAVGQYEAGIMTKKELNMVEDMACPTCGSCSGMYTANTMNCLTEALGMGLPGNGTVPAVFSERLRLAKKAGMQIMEVLKQDLRPKDIMTKEAFENAVAVDMALGGSSNTALHLPAIAHEAGVKLTLDDFNEIAKKTPQLCKLSPSGEYFIEDLYRAGGVTGVMRRMLENGRLHGDAKTVALETQGELAKGAFINDDDVIKPWDKPAYETGGIAVLKGNLAIDGSVVKEGAVDKEMLVHSGPAKVFDNEEDAVEAIRSGKIVAGDVVVIRYEGPKGGPGMREMLAPTAMIAGMGLDKDVALITDGRFSGATRGASIGHVSPEAASGGTIGIVQDGDIIEIDIPNRKLNVKLSDEEIEKRKSEKEPYKIEVKGYLKKYALHVSSAAEGAIEILD, from the coding sequence ATGTCAAGAAGTAACAATTTAACAAAAGGTGCGGCAAGAGCTCCGCATAGGTCACTACTAAAGGGGTTGGGGTTTGTAAATGAAGAGATGGATAAACCGATAATAGGGATTGCAAATTCATTTAATGAAATAATACCTGGACATGTTCATCTGAAAACATTAGTACAGGCTGTAAAAGACGGGATACGTAATGCCGGAGGAGTTCCTATGGAATTTAATACAATAGGAATATGTGATGGGCTGGCAATGAATCATATCGGAATGAAATATTCCCTTGTAACGAGAAATATAATAGCTGATTCAATTGAAGCTACAGCTATGGCAACACCTTTTGATGCAATAGTTTTCATACCGAACTGCGACAAGGTTGTACCTGGAATGCTTATAGCGGCTGCAAGGCTTAATATCCCTTCATTATTTATAAGTGGTGGAGCGATGCTGGCAGGAGTGTACAAAGGGAAAAAGGTTGGACTGAGTAATGTGTTTGAAGCTGTGGGGCAATATGAAGCGGGGATTATGACCAAGAAGGAACTGAATATGGTTGAGGATATGGCATGTCCTACCTGTGGTTCATGTTCAGGAATGTATACTGCAAATACTATGAACTGTCTGACTGAAGCACTGGGAATGGGGCTTCCTGGAAATGGAACTGTACCTGCAGTATTTTCTGAAAGGCTGAGACTTGCTAAAAAAGCCGGTATGCAGATAATGGAAGTATTAAAACAGGATTTGAGACCAAAGGACATAATGACAAAGGAAGCGTTTGAAAATGCAGTAGCTGTGGATATGGCTCTTGGAGGATCTTCAAATACGGCATTACATTTACCTGCAATAGCACATGAAGCAGGAGTAAAACTGACACTTGACGATTTCAACGAGATTGCAAAAAAGACACCTCAGCTATGTAAACTGTCACCGTCAGGAGAGTACTTCATAGAAGACTTATACAGGGCAGGAGGAGTTACAGGAGTTATGAGACGGATGCTTGAAAATGGAAGGCTTCATGGTGATGCCAAGACAGTGGCACTGGAAACTCAGGGGGAACTCGCAAAAGGAGCATTTATAAATGATGATGATGTAATAAAACCATGGGACAAGCCTGCATATGAAACAGGAGGAATAGCAGTGCTTAAAGGAAATCTGGCAATAGATGGAAGTGTGGTAAAGGAAGGTGCTGTTGACAAGGAAATGCTTGTTCATTCAGGGCCTGCCAAGGTGTTTGACAATGAGGAAGATGCTGTTGAAGCAATAAGAAGTGGAAAAATAGTAGCCGGAGATGTTGTAGTCATAAGATATGAAGGGCCTAAAGGCGGACCGGGAATGAGGGAAATGCTTGCCCCTACAGCGATGATAGCCGGAATGGGACTTGATAAGGATGTAGCCCTTATAACTGACGGAAGATTTTCAGGAGCAACAAGAGGGGCTTCCATAGGACATGTATCGCCTGAAGCGGCTTCAGGAGGAACAATAGGGATAGTTCAGGATGGGGATATAATAGAAATAGATATACCTAACAGAAAATTAAATGTAAAATTGTCAGATGAAGAAATAGAAAAAAGAAAATCTGAAAAAGAACCATACAAAATAGAAGTTAAAGGTTATCTGAAAAAATATGCGCTGCATGTATCTTCTGCAGCTGAAGGTGCGATTGAAATACTGGATTAA